The Caretta caretta isolate rCarCar2 chromosome 5, rCarCar1.hap1, whole genome shotgun sequence genome contains a region encoding:
- the LOC125636607 gene encoding myogenesis-regulating glycosidase-like: MENQPFHRLRKSRNSEKGNAMGTRPPDSFTPVKPKPSKELKPMIGAIVIGLILFIAAVVAWCYYTASLRKAEWLKTELMDLRKDGFIIKNHNGEVVFRLAFQSGTLDLESCSKEGEILSCTRSDRGKLNFFIQIVKPKDTVMCYHVHWEEFVVDTVIEHTMFWEDAHWYGGCEMSIQHWPIRLPRYQEPIPYVTSDVYSFRGSFGGILERYWLSSKAVAIKINNSVPFHLGFNASERSHFFQARYKDSPYKPPFGQQPFPELSYHVCVGSDVTSIHKYMVRRYFNKPSKIPSENAFRYPIWSTWALYKNHIDQDKLLDFAEKIKKFRFNCSHIEIDDMYTQTYGDFDFDPVKFPNVTEMFKTLKEEGFKVTLWTHPFINYNSSNFGVGIEQQLFIKEPTGKLPAMVKWWNGIGAILDFTNPTAREWFQSHLKQLQSKYGIASFKFDAGEVSYLPKQFSTFRPLSDPSIWSRRYTEMAIPFYELAEVRVGYQSQNISCFFRIIDRDSVWGYELGLKSLIPTVLTISMLGYPFILPDMIGGNFLPNKTEGAVEIPDQELYIRWLELSAFMPSMQFSIPPWLYDKAVIEIAQKFTELHESLVAPLLLELAGKVTDTGDPIIRPIWWISPRDEFAHKIDSQFLIGDTLMVAPVLELGKQERDVYLPAGKWRSYKGELFEKTPVLLTDYPVDLDEVAYFLWVS, translated from the coding sequence ATGGAAAATCAGCCCTTTCATCGTTTAAGAAAGAGCAGGAACTCTGAAAAGGGGAATGCCATGGGAACACGCCCGCCTGACAGCTTCACCCCAGTGAAGCCGAAGCCGTCCAAGGAGCTGAAGCCAATGATCGGTGCAATAGTCATCGGGCTCATCTTGTTCATTGCGGCGGTGGTGGCTTGGTGCTACTACACGGCGTCTCTCAGGAAGGCGGAGTGGCTAAAGACGGAATTGATGGACCTGAGGAAGGATGGGTTCATCATCAAAAACCACAACGGGGAGGTGGTCTTCAGACTGGCCTTTCAGTCGGGCACCCTCGATCTGGAGTCCTGCTCAAAAGAAGGGGAGATTTTAAGCTGCACCAGGTCAGACAGAGGGAAGCTGAATTTCTTCATTCAGATAGTCAAGCCCAAGGACACAGTGATGTGCTACCACGTCCACTGGGAGGAGTTTGTGGTAGACACGGTGATCGAGCACACCATGTTTTGGGAGGACGCTCACTGGTACGGGGGCTGTGAAATGAGCATCCAGCACTGGCCAATCAGACTCCCAAGGTACCAGGAGCCCATACCCTATGTGACGAGCGACGTGTATTCCTTCAGGGGCAGCTTTGGAGGCATCTTGGAAAGGTACTGGCTGTCCTCGAAAGCGGTGGCTATAAAGATCAACAACTCGGTGCCCTTCCACCTGGGGTTTAACGCCAGTGAACGGTCGCACTTCTTTCAGGCCAGGTATAAGGATTCTCCCTACAAACCTCCATTTGGGCAGCAGCCTTTCCCGGAGCTAAGCTACCATGTCTGTGTCGGTTCGGATGTGACCTCCATTCACAAATACATGGTGCGTAGGTACTTTAACAAGCCTTCTAAGATCCCATCAGAAAACGCCTTCCGGTACCCCATCTGGTCTACATGGGCTCTGTACAAAAATCATATTGACCAGGATAAACTTCTAGATTTTgcagaaaagattaaaaagttCCGGTTTAATTGCAGCCATATTGAAATTGATGACATGTACACACAGACTTATGGCGATTTTGACTTTGATCCGGTAAAGTTCCCTAATGTGACAGAAATGTTCAAAACGCTGAAAGAAGAGGGATTTAAAGTTACCCTGTGGACGCATCCCTTTATAAACTACAATTCCTCCAATTTTGGAGTGGGGATAGAGCAGCAGCTCTTTATCAAGGAGCCGACAGGGAAACTCCCCGCGATGGTGAAGTGGTGGAACGGCATTGGGGCCATTTTGGATTTTACCAATCCCACAGCCAGGGAGTGGTTTCAGAGCCACCTGAAACAACTGCAGTCAAAGTACGGCATAGCGTCCTTTAAATTTGACGCTGGTGAGGTAAGCTACCTTCCAAAGCAGTTCAGCACCTTCAGGCCCTTGTCGGATCCCAGCATCTGGTCCAGACGGTACACGGAAATGGCCATTCCGTTCTACGAGCTCGCCGAAGTCAGGGTCGGCTACCAGTCCCAAAACATCTCGTGCTTCTTCCGCATCATCGACCGCGACTCGGTTTGGGGATATGAGCTTGGCCTCAAGTCCTTGATCCCTACAGTGCTCACCATTAGCATGCTGGGGTACCCTTTCATACTACCAGACATGATTGGAGGAAACTTTCTGCCAAACAAGACGGAAGGTGCTGTTGAAATCCCGGACCAGGAGCTGTACATCCGCTGGCTGGAGCTGTCGGCCTTCATGCCCTCCATGCAGTTTTCCATACCCCCCTGGCTCTACGACAAGGCAGTGATTGAGATTGCACAGAAGTTCACAGAGCTGCATGAGTCCCTGGTTGCccctctcctgttggagctggctgggaaggTCACCGACACGGGAGACCCCATCATACGGCCCATCTGGTGGATTTCTCCCAGGGATGAATTCGCTCACAAGATCGACTCTCAGTTCCTCATTGGGGACACCCTCATGGTAGCCCCTGTCCTGGAGCTGGGCAAGCAAGAGCGAGATGTGTACCTCCCGGCCGGCAAATGGCGCAGTTACAAAGGGGAGCTGTTTGAGAAGACCCCAGTCCTGTTAACAGACTATCCTGTTGACTTGGACGAAGTTGCTTATTTTCTTTGGGTATCATAA